A genomic window from Xenorhabdus cabanillasii includes:
- a CDS encoding flotillin family protein: MNLADFMPFLIIIATIIIVILGFFGLFKAFYIKVPQGTALIVNDMSSQPKVHFTGALVYPVIYKKELMRISLLTLEVDRRGKDGLICKDNLRADITVAFYLRVNETTEDVLKVAKSIGVERASDHNAVNTLFSAKFSEALKTVGKQLELAKLFEDRQNFRDRIVDVIGKDLNGYALEDIAIDYLEQTPKNSLDPNNIFDAEGIRKITEITAIHNIETNQKERDQELAIQKKNVETREASLALERQQADAEARQKREIESIRAREAAETLKVKEEERLKAEQARIQTQQEIEICEENRLREVEVAQQNRSRAVTIEMEKVIRAQELEIVAREREVELQRIEKEKALEEERKNISNVIRERVAVEKTVAQEEERIKEVRMVSEADRQKQITIIQAQAEARGTQEKGLAEAKVLEEKLTAQARGEGQLGTAQAEIIRQRLKAEADGLTDKFTAMGNLSDTAREHEEFRMQLEKNFEQAMSAIAANKEIAKEQAEVLATALSKTNIDIVGGDGSFFNTFSKALTVGKAINGVADKSPLVKSAADKLLAGKGNNGTGEKEVDEKVAGEQKLDFNSLLQNPEVQSLVNMFSGSKKSQKKDNSEE, from the coding sequence ATTAATTTGGCTGATTTCATGCCGTTTTTGATAATTATTGCAACGATAATCATCGTCATTCTGGGTTTTTTCGGGCTTTTTAAAGCATTTTATATCAAAGTACCACAGGGAACTGCGCTGATCGTCAACGATATGTCATCTCAGCCTAAAGTTCATTTTACTGGCGCTCTGGTCTATCCCGTTATTTACAAAAAAGAATTGATGCGAATTTCCCTGCTGACGCTGGAAGTTGATCGTCGGGGCAAAGATGGCCTGATCTGTAAAGATAACCTGCGCGCAGACATTACTGTTGCTTTCTACCTGCGAGTCAATGAAACCACCGAAGATGTACTGAAAGTGGCAAAATCCATCGGTGTTGAACGTGCATCTGACCATAATGCCGTCAACACCCTGTTTAGTGCCAAATTCTCAGAAGCACTGAAAACCGTTGGTAAACAATTAGAACTGGCAAAACTGTTTGAAGATCGGCAGAACTTCCGTGATCGCATTGTTGATGTTATCGGTAAGGATTTGAACGGTTATGCTCTGGAAGATATTGCTATCGACTATCTGGAACAGACCCCGAAAAACTCGCTGGATCCAAACAATATTTTCGATGCGGAAGGTATTCGCAAAATTACCGAAATCACTGCCATTCACAATATAGAAACCAACCAGAAAGAACGGGATCAAGAGCTGGCCATCCAGAAGAAAAACGTGGAAACCCGTGAAGCCAGTCTGGCATTAGAACGTCAGCAAGCTGATGCCGAAGCCCGCCAGAAACGTGAAATTGAAAGCATCCGTGCTCGTGAAGCCGCCGAGACTCTGAAAGTAAAAGAAGAAGAGCGCCTGAAAGCAGAACAGGCTCGCATTCAAACTCAGCAGGAAATCGAAATCTGCGAAGAGAATCGCCTGCGTGAAGTGGAAGTTGCCCAACAGAATCGCTCCCGTGCCGTCACCATTGAAATGGAAAAAGTCATTCGGGCACAGGAATTGGAAATTGTTGCCCGTGAGCGTGAAGTTGAACTCCAGCGCATTGAAAAAGAGAAAGCGCTGGAAGAAGAGCGTAAAAATATTTCTAACGTTATTCGTGAGCGTGTCGCCGTAGAAAAAACCGTTGCCCAGGAAGAAGAACGCATCAAGGAAGTGCGTATGGTTTCTGAAGCAGATCGCCAAAAACAGATCACCATTATTCAGGCTCAGGCCGAAGCCCGTGGTACACAAGAAAAAGGTCTGGCAGAAGCCAAAGTACTGGAAGAAAAATTGACGGCACAAGCACGTGGTGAAGGTCAGTTGGGTACCGCACAAGCTGAAATTATTCGCCAGCGTCTGAAAGCAGAAGCTGATGGCCTGACTGATAAATTCACCGCGATGGGTAATCTCAGCGATACCGCACGTGAGCATGAAGAGTTCCGTATGCAGCTTGAGAAAAACTTTGAACAAGCGATGTCTGCTATTGCCGCCAATAAAGAGATCGCCAAAGAGCAAGCGGAAGTTCTGGCGACAGCGCTTAGCAAAACCAACATCGATATCGTGGGCGGTGACGGCAGCTTCTTCAATACCTTCTCTAAAGCACTCACTGTGGGCAAAGCGATTAATGGCGTAGCAGACAAAAGTCCATTAGTAAAATCTGCCGCAGATAAGTTACTGGCTGGTAAAGGTAATAACGGAACCGGAGAAAAGGAGGTGGACGAAAAAGTGGCTGGAGAGCAAAAACTCGATTTCAACTCTCTGCTGCAAAACCCGGAAGTCCAATCTCTGGTCAATATGTTCAGCGGCAGTAAAAAAAGTCAGAAAAAAGATAACTCAGAAGAGTAG
- a CDS encoding flavin-containing monooxygenase has translation MDNHYDVLIMGAGVSGIGMACHLARECPNKKVGVLERRHAIGGTWDLFRYPGIRTDSDMMSYGYKFRPWTDTSIFADGPSIRRYLNSAVEEYEIDKKIQFGLKITKINWSNETRQWTVTAIDETSGEIQQFTCHFLIGATGYYNQDEPYVPKLPGLEDFKGTIVHPQHWPETLDYKRKRVVVIGSGATAVTLLPAMAYETEHITMLQRSPGYIFSIPGRDKIAEFLNGIIPQRWIYTLSKNRNILFFSLLYKISRYFPNFLKSLLLGLARRKVGPDFDMKHLTPKYMPWDERLCFVPDNNLFKVLKEGKASIVTDQIKRITEDGILLQSGKKLPADIIVTATGLQLQLMGGAEISIDGQPQQGHNLMFYKGTLIQDIPNFAYLFGYVSNAWTLKVDLSAEYICRLLKEMDRRQTTVVTPHAQPDEVVPDKHLFGALQSGYVKRSEDALPRQGRSPNWQVSHDYQKDKQILRQPVDDPALEWM, from the coding sequence ATGGATAACCATTATGATGTTTTGATTATGGGAGCGGGCGTTTCTGGCATTGGTATGGCATGCCATCTGGCAAGAGAGTGTCCTAACAAAAAAGTGGGGGTCTTAGAACGTCGTCACGCAATAGGCGGAACCTGGGATTTATTTCGCTATCCGGGGATTCGCACAGATTCAGATATGATGAGCTATGGCTATAAATTTCGTCCCTGGACAGACACCAGTATTTTTGCTGACGGGCCTTCAATTAGACGCTATCTGAATTCAGCAGTGGAAGAGTATGAAATTGATAAAAAAATCCAGTTTGGATTAAAGATCACCAAAATTAACTGGTCAAATGAAACTCGCCAATGGACTGTTACCGCAATAGATGAAACCAGTGGAGAGATTCAGCAATTTACCTGTCATTTTCTTATTGGCGCGACAGGTTACTACAATCAGGATGAACCTTATGTACCCAAACTCCCCGGCCTTGAAGATTTTAAAGGCACAATAGTTCATCCACAACACTGGCCTGAGACATTAGATTACAAACGAAAGCGGGTTGTTGTGATTGGAAGTGGTGCAACCGCAGTCACTTTACTTCCGGCAATGGCATATGAGACCGAGCATATTACTATGCTACAGCGTTCCCCGGGTTATATTTTTTCAATACCAGGCAGGGATAAGATAGCTGAGTTTCTGAATGGCATTATTCCACAACGTTGGATTTATACATTAAGCAAAAATCGCAATATCTTATTTTTCAGCTTGTTATATAAAATCAGCCGGTATTTCCCTAACTTTTTGAAATCGTTATTGTTGGGATTAGCCCGCAGAAAAGTTGGCCCTGATTTTGACATGAAACACCTGACCCCCAAGTATATGCCATGGGATGAACGGTTGTGCTTTGTGCCCGACAACAATCTATTTAAAGTTCTGAAAGAGGGGAAAGCGTCTATCGTTACTGATCAAATTAAGCGTATTACTGAAGACGGAATTTTATTGCAATCAGGTAAGAAATTACCTGCTGATATCATAGTTACAGCGACAGGGTTGCAATTACAACTGATGGGGGGAGCTGAGATTTCTATTGATGGTCAACCACAGCAAGGTCATAACCTGATGTTCTATAAGGGGACATTGATACAGGATATTCCTAATTTTGCTTATCTATTTGGTTACGTTAGTAACGCCTGGACATTAAAAGTTGATCTTTCAGCGGAATATATTTGTCGTTTGTTAAAAGAAATGGATCGCCGTCAGACTACGGTTGTGACACCACATGCTCAGCCGGATGAGGTAGTACCTGATAAACATTTGTTTGGTGCCTTGCAATCTGGTTATGTGAAACGAAGCGAAGACGCGCTTCCCCGTCAGGGACGCAGTCCAAATTGGCAAGTGTCACATGATTATCAAAAAGATAAACAAATCTTACGGCAGCCAGTGGATGATCCGGCTCTGGAATGGATGTAA